A genomic segment from Castor canadensis chromosome 1, mCasCan1.hap1v2, whole genome shotgun sequence encodes:
- the Rag1 gene encoding V(D)J recombination-activating protein 1: MAVSLPPTLGLSSAPDEIQHPHIKFSEWKFKLFRVRSFEKPPEESQKEKKDSSEGKPSLEQSPAVLDTAGDQKSVLPQPTLKVHPKFSKRSHDNGKARDKAIHQAKLRHFCRICGNPFKINEHKRRYPVHGPVDAKTQGLLRKKEKRATSWPDLIARVFRIDVKADVDSIHPTEFCHNCWSIMYRKFSSAPCEVYFPRNATVEWRPHTPSCDICHTAQQGLKRKRHETNVQLSKKIKIMLDRAKQVRQHKRRAQASVSSKEVMKKIADCNKIHLSTKLLTVDFPAHFVKSISCQICEHILADPVETSCKHVFCRVCILRCLKVIGSYCPSCRYPCFPTDLESPVKSFLSILNSLMVKCPAKECNEEVSLEKYNHHVSSHKESKETFVHINKGGRPRQHLLSLTRRAQKYRLRELKQQVKAFADKEEGGDVKSVCLTLFLLALRARNEHRQANELEAIMQGRGSGLQPAVCLAIRVNTFLSCSQYHKMYRTVKAITGRQIFQPLHALRNAEKVLLPGYHPFEWQPPLKNVSSSTDVGIIDGLSGLSSSVDDYPVDTIAKRFRYDSALVSALMDMEEDILEGMRSQDLDDYLNGPFTVVVKESCDGMGDVSEKHGSGPAVPEKAVRFSFTVMNITIVHGSQNVKVFEETKPNSELCCKPLCLMLADESDHETLTAILSPLIAEREAMKNSELMLEMGGILRTFKFIFRGTGYDEKLVREVEGLEASGSVYICTLCDATRLEASQNLVFHSITRSHAENLERYEVWRSNPFHESVEELRDRVKGVSAKPFIETVPSIDALHCDIGNAAEFYKIFQLEIGEVYKNPSASKEERKRWQVTLDKHLRKKMNLKPIMRMNGNFARKLMTKETVEAVCELIPSKERHEALRELMDLYLKMKPVWRSSCPAKECPESLCQYSFNSQRFAELLSTKFKYRYEGKITNYFHKTLAHVPEIIERDGSIGAWASEGNESGNKLFRRFRKMNARQSKCYEMEDVLKHHWLYTSKYLQKFMNAHKALKTSGFTMNSKAITGDPLDIEDSLESQDSMEF; this comes from the coding sequence ATGGCTGTCTCCTTGCCACCCACCTTGGGACTCAGTTCTGCCCCTGATGAAATTCAACACCCACATATTAAGTTTTCAGAATGGAAATTTAAGCTATTCAGAGTGAGATCCTTTGAAAAGCCACCTGAAGAAtctcaaaaagagaagaaagattccTCTGAGGGGAAACCCTCTCTAGAGCAATCTCCAGCAGTTCTGGATACGGCTGGGGATCAGAAGTCAGTCCTGCCTCAGCCAACCTTGAAGGTTCACCCAAAGTTTTCAAAGCGATCTCATGACAATGGGAAAGCAAGAGACAAAGCAATTCACCAAGCCAAACTTCGACACTTCTGCCGCATCTGTGgaaatccttttaaaattaatgaacaCAAGAGGAGATACCCAGTCCATGGGCCTGTGGATGCTAAAACCCAAGGCCTattgaggaagaaggaaaagagagccaCTTCCTGGCCAGACCTCATTGCCAGGGTTTTCCGGATTGATGTGAAGGCAGATGTTGACTCAATCCACCCCACTGAATTCTGCCATAACTGCTGGAGCATCATGTATAGGAAGTTTAGCAGTGCCCCATGTGAGGTTTACTTCCCAAGGAATGCAACCGTGGAATGGCGCCCACACACGCCATCCTGTGACATCTGCCACACTGCCCAGCAGGGACTCAAGAGGAAGAGACATGAGACAAATGTGCAGCTcagcaaaaaaatcaaaattatgctTGACCGAGCGAAGCAAGTCCGTCAACACAAGAGAAGAGCTCAGGCAAGTGTCAGCAGCAAGGAAGTCATGAAGAAGATTGCTGACTGCAATAAGATACATCTCAGTACCAAGCTTCTGACAGTGGACTTCCCAGCACACTTTGTGAAGTCTATCTCGTGCCAGATTTGTGAGCACATTCTGGCTGACCCTGTGGAGACCAGCTGTAAGCATGTATTTTGCAGGGTCTGCATTCTCAGATGCCTCAAAGTCATAGGCAGCTATTGTCCCTCTTGCCGATATCCATGCTTCCCAACTGACCTGGAGAGTCCGGTGAAATCCTTTCTGAGCATCCTGAATTCCCTGATGGTAAAATGTCCAGCAAAAGAGTGCAATGAGGAAGTCAGTTTGGAAAAGTATAATCACCATGTCTCAAGTCACAAGGAATCCAAAGAGACTTTTGTGCATATCAATAAAGGGGGCCGGCCTCGTCAACATCTCTTGTCACTGACCCGGAGAGCTCAGAAGTACCGGTTGAGGGAGCTCAAGCAGCAGGTCAAGGCATTTGCTGACAAAGAAGAAGGTGGAGATGTGAAGTCTGTATGCTTGACCTTGTTCCTGCTGGCACTGAGGGCAAGGAATGAACACAGACAAGCCAATGAGCTGGAGGCTATCATGCAGGGACGGGGCTCTGGCCTGCAGCCAGCTGTTTGCTTGGCCATCCGTGTTAACACGTTCCTCAGCTGTAGTCAGTACCACAAGATGTACAGGACGGTGAAAGCCATCACAGGGAGGCAGATTTTTCAGCCATTGCATGCCCTTCGAAATGCTGAGAAGGTCCTTCTGCCAGGCTACCATCCTTTTGAGTGGCAGCCACCTCTGAAGAATGTGTCCTCCAGCACTGATGTTGGCATCATCGATGGGCTGTCTGGACTTTCCTCTTCTGTGGATGATTACCCAGTGGACACCATTGCAAAGAGGTTCCGCTATGATTCTGCTTTGGTGTCTGCTTTGATGGACATGGAAGAAGACATCTTGGAAGGCATGAGATCCCAAGACCTTGATGACTACCTGAATGGCCCTTTCACTGTAGTGGTGAAGGAGTCTTGCGATGGAATGGGAGATGTGAGCGAGAAGCACGGGAGTGGCCCAGCAGTTCCAGAAAAGGCAGTTCGTTTTTCATTCACAGTCATGAATATCACCATAGTGCATGGCTCCCAGAATGTGAAGGTGTTTGAGGAAACCAAACCAAACTCTGAATTGTGTTGCAAGCCATTGTGTCTTATGCTGGCGGATGAGTCTGATCATGAGACCCTGACTGCCATCCTCAGCCCTCTCATTGCAGAGAGGGAGGCCATGAAGAACAGTGAATTGATGCTTGAGATGGGAGGTATCCTTAGGACTTTCAAGTTCATCTTCAGGGGCACTGGATATGATGAAAAACTTGTCCGGGAAGTAGAAGGCCTGGAGGCTTCTGGCTCAGTCTACATTTGTACACTTTGTGATGCCACCCGCCTGGAAGCTTCTCAGAATCTTGTCTTCCACTCCATAACCAGAAGCCACGCTGAGAACTTGGAGCGCTATGAGGTCTGGCGTTCCAACCCATTCCATGAGTCAGTGGAAGAACTGCGGGATCGAGTGAAAGGAGTCTCGGCCAAACCTTTCATTGAGACAGTCCCTTCTATAGATGCACTTCACTGTGACATTGGCAATGCAGCAGAGTTCTACAAGATTTTCCAGCTAGAGATAGGAGAGGTGTATAAAAATCCCAGTGCCtccaaagaggaaaggaaaagatggcAGGTGACACTGGACAAGCATCTCCGGAAGAAGATGAACCTAAAACCAATCATGAGGATGAATGGCAACTTTGCCAGGAAGCTTATGACCAAAGAGACTGTTGAGGCAGTTTGTGAGTTAATTCCTTCTAAGGAGAGGCATGAAGCTCTCAGAGAGCTGATGGACCTTTACCTGAAAATGAAACCTGTGTGGCGCTCATCATGCCCAGCTAAAGAGTGCCCAGAGTCTCTCTGCCAGTATAGTTTTAACTCACAGCGTTTTGCTGAGCTCCTCTCTACCAAGTTCAAGTATAGATATGAGGGAAAAATCACCAATTATTTTCACAAAACCTTGGCACATGTCCCTGAAATTATTGAGAGGGATGGCTCTATTGGAGCATGGGCGAGTGAGGGAAATGAGTCTGGTAACAAACTGTTCAGGCGTTTCCGGAAAATGAATGCCAGGCAATCCAAGTGCTATGAAATGGAAGATGTCCTGAAACATCACTGGTTGTATACCTCTAAATATCTCCAGAAGTTTATGAATGCTCATAAAGCTTTAAAAACCTCTGGGTTTACCATGAACTCAAAGGCAATCACAGGGGACCCATTAGACATAGAGGACTCTCTGGAAAGCCAAGATTCAATGGAGTTTTAA